The DNA sequence GCGTAGAGCACAAGCGACACCACGGCAATGAACGCCAACTGGGCACCGCTGAAGAGCCCTCCAGCCGCGCTCCGGGTGAACGCGGGAAGCACCAGAGTCAGGGTGGTCAGGGTCGCAACGACCGCCAGAGCAGCACCTGCCCCTTCGGGGTTAAACCGGACCAGGCGGTGCCGCGTTCCCCCTAGCAGTAGCGCTAAACCAACGATCCCGTTGCATGTGATCATCACCGCGGCGAACGCGGTGTCTCGCGCCAGTGTCTCCGTCCCGGCCTTGCCGCTGGTCATCAATGTGATGATCAACGCCACCTCGATCACAGTCACAGCGACCGCCAGAATGAGCGACCCGAAGGGCTCCCCCACCTTGTGCGCAATCACCTCGGCATGGTGCACCGCGGCAAGGACAGCCCCGATCAGGAGCACCCCGGTCCCCAACGACAGTACAAGTGGAAGCTCTCGACCCCAGGTAAGCACCAAGGCCAGGAGCGCCACGAGTGGGAGGAGAGTGGTCCAGCTGAGGAGTGTGCGGGTCATTCGGCTCGCTTCTGTCCGGGGAATGCCATGGAGACTATCAAGGGCAATCTGTACTATTTCGGAGATCAGTCTTGGGAAGGGAGCAGAGATGCCCACTGCGCGCCGGCTTCGCGCATCTCAGATTGTCCTTGCCCTCGCGGTCGCCGCGACCGCGATCGTCAGCGACCAGCTGACCAAGCTGTGGGCAGGGGCGGCGCTTTCTGAGAGCTCACGCGTTCCGTTGATCGGCGACGTTCTGGGCTTGCAGTTGGCATTCAATTCCGGAATGTCCTTCTCGCTCGGCGCTGGACTGACGCCACTCATCACAGGTTTCGCCCTGGTCGCGTCTGCCGCCCTGCTCGTGGCCATTCTTCGTACGCGTTCACTAGTCATGGCGACCGCTCTCGGTTTGATCCTCGGCGGGGCGATCGGCAACATTATCGACCGCTTCGCGACGGATCCCGGTTGGGGCAACGGTAAGGTGACGGACTTCCTGGCCTATGGCGACGCCTTCATCGGCAATCTCGCGGATGTTCTGGTGGGAGCGGGGGTCGTGCTCGGCCTACTGGCTGCCTTTCACAAGAGACCGTCGCTTGAGCCCACATCACCGAACACAGCAGACCAGACCGAAGGCGAATGAGAATGCACTTGGTCTGATGGATTGTTCAGCCGCCCTTGTATAGTGTGGCCGTTGAACTAGGGCTGAGAGGAGGATTGATGTACGCGTGGCAGGCCGATGAGTTAGTCGTCGTTCGCTGGCTTCGCATCATACTTCTCGTTCTGGGGATAACCGCTTCCCTCACCTTCGCCGCGTCGAGCACCCATCTCGCCGAGACCGCTCCCCTCCCGGCAGACACCCAGGCGACGTCCTCCCCAGTATCCGCACACGAGGACGTCACGACCTCGCTCACCTCCGTTGAGGACGCGGCGGTGATCAGCACCGCCCTGGTCGGATGCGGCGCACTTGCGCTCCTGTGCGGGCTCGCCCTACTAGCGGTTCGTCTGCTTCGTGCTCGCCGCCCGTCGTCCCCCACGCAGCCGACGCACCTGCGCGGGCCTCACCGCAGGGACCCCGCTCCATCCCGGCGTGTCGCCTCGCCCCTCCTCTACCACCTCTCGACGATCCGGAGATAGACGCGCCCCAGAAGAGCCCCCGACGTGGCACTTCTGTTCCGTGTCCGGCCGAACACGCTGCATCAGCGATTTCGGCGACGCCCCCTCCGGGACTAGTTGTGAGACCGTATTGAACAATCCTGACACCCCTCACCCCATTACCCGCCGGCAACTTCGCCAGCGCCAGGTAGCAATCCAGGAACGCCCCTCGGGTCGCCGAGCGC is a window from the Cnuibacter physcomitrellae genome containing:
- a CDS encoding signal peptidase II → MPTARRLRASQIVLALAVAATAIVSDQLTKLWAGAALSESSRVPLIGDVLGLQLAFNSGMSFSLGAGLTPLITGFALVASAALLVAILRTRSLVMATALGLILGGAIGNIIDRFATDPGWGNGKVTDFLAYGDAFIGNLADVLVGAGVVLGLLAAFHKRPSLEPTSPNTADQTEGE